Below is a genomic region from Cellulomonas sp. P24.
CCGGGTCCGCGACGCTCGATGGCCTGGGCTACGTGGTGATGGACGAGGTGCACTACCTTGCCGACCGGTTCCGCGGACCGGTCTGGGAGGAGGTGATCATCCACCTGGCCCCGGACGTCCAGCTGGTCTCGCTGTCGGCCACGGTGTCCAACGCCGAGGAGTTCGGGGACTGGCTCGAGATGGTTCGGGGCGACACGGCCGTGGTCGTGACCGAGCACCGTCCGGTCCCGCTCGGCCAGCACGTGCTCGTCCGCGGTGACCTGCACGACCTGTACGCGGGCCATGTGGATCCGACCGCGCCGGGGGTGAACCCCCCGATCAACCCCGAGCTGGCCGCGCTGCTCCGGCGCCGGTCGTCCGACGAGACTCCGCGAGGTGGCGGCCCGGGCCGACGGGGCGATCGTGGCTATCGGGGACCCGGCGGCATGCGCCCCGGCGGTGGGCACCGTCCGACCTCGCGGTTCGCGGTGGTGGACCTGCTGGAAGAGGCCCACCTGCTCCCGTCGATCTACTTCATCTTCTCGCGCGCGGGTTGCCAGGGCGCGGTCGCGCAGTGCGTCGCTGCGGGTCTGCGGTTGACGACGCCCGCGCAGGAGGCCGAGATCCGCCGCATCGTCGAGGAGCGGTGCGCGACGATTCCCGCCGAGGACCTCGACGTCCTCGGGTACTGGGAGTGGAGCGACGCGCTGGCCCGCGGGATCGCCGCCCATCACGCGGGCATGCTGCCCCTGTTCAAGGAGACTGTCGAGGACCTGTTCTCCCGCGGGCTCGTGCGCGTCGTGTTCGCGACGGAGACGCTGGCCCTCGGGATCAACATGCCGGCGCGTTCCGTCGTGCTCGAGAAGCTCGTGAAGTGGGACGGCCGCAGTCATGTCGACATGACGCCGGGGGAGTACACCCAGCTGACCGGTCGTGCGGGCCGCCGGGGGATCGACACGGAGGGGCACGCGGTGGTCGTCGACCATCCCGGCCTGGACCCCGTCGCGCTGGCCGGGCTCGCGTCGAAGCGGCTGTACCCGCTGCGCTCGAGCTTCCGCCCGACGTACAACATGGCGGTCAACCTCGTGGCACAGGTCGGCAGGGAACGGGCCCGAGAGGTCCTGGAGACGTCCTTCGCGCAGTTCCAGGCCGACCGGGGTGTCGTGGGCCTGGCACGGCAGGCCCAGGCCCACACCGAGGCGTTGGAGGGGTATGCCGAGGCCATGCGCTGCGACCGGGGGGACTTCGCGGAGTATGCCGCCCTGCGACGGGCGATCACCGACCGTGAGCACGCGCTGAGTCGTCAGGCGGGCGCGGCGCGTCGGGCCGAGATCGCGGCCACGCTGACCGGTCTCCGTGCAGGTGATGTCCTGGCGATCCCGTCGGGTCGGCGGACCGTGCATGCCGTCGTCCTCGACCCGGGTGCCGATGGCGAGTTCGACGGCCCGCACCCGGTCGTCCTGACGACGGAGCGACAGGTGCGGACACTGACCACGTCGGACGTCGGTGACGGCGCGCGCCAGGTCGGCTACCTGCGGGTTCCGCGTGACCTCTCGCCGCGGAACGCTGCGGGCCGCCGAGACCTCGCTGCGCGCCTGCGGGCGGCCATCGACTCGGGACGGGTCGGCGGCCGCGACGCGTCACGCGATCACGGCGGGCCAGCGGGAGGCAGGCATCCACGGAAGCGGCACCGCACGGACGGCGGGGACGACGCCGAGGTGCAGCGTCTGAGGCGCGAGCTGCGCGCCCACCCGTGCCACGGTTGCCCGGACCGGGAGACGCATGCGCGATGGGCGGAGCGCTGGTGGCGCCTTCAGCACGAGCACGACGCGCTCGTGGCGCGCATCGAAGGCCGGACGAGCTCGATCGCGCGGGTCTTCGACCGCATCTGCGACGTGCTCACCGGTCTGGGCTACCTCGACGGCACCGTCACGCCCGAGGGGCAGTGGCTCCGTCGGCTGTACGCCGAGAACGACCTGCTGGTCGCGGAGTGCCTCCGCCGCGGCGTGTGGGACGAGCTCGACGCACCCGGGCTCGCCGCGGCGGTCTCGACGCTCGTGTACTCCGCGCGGCGGGACGACCGTGACGAGGACCCACGCATCCCCGGTGGCCCGCAGAGTCGCCTCGGGATCGCGCTCGGAGAGACGCTCCGGATCTGGTCGGAGCTCGACGACCTCGAGACGTCCCACCGGATCGAGGCGACCGGGTCCCTCGATCTCGGTCTGGTCGAGTCGGTGCACCGGTGGGCCAACGGGAGGAGCCTCGATGCCGTCCTCCGAGGCAGCGAGCTGGCTGCGGGCGACTTCGTCCGGTGGTGCAAGCAGGTGATCGACCTCCTCGACCAGATCGCCGACGCGGCGCCGCACGACCACGTACGGCTGACGGCGCATCGCGCGGTGCAGTCGCTGCGTCGAGGCGTCGTGGCCTACTCGTCCGTGTAGCGGAGTGGGCCCTCCTGGGGCCCGGGTGGGTGGGAGAGGCGCGCCTGCCCTATCGTCAGACCACGTGAGCAGCACTCTGTACCGCAACGGCGTGGTCCACTCGGCGTCCGACCCGTTCGCCGAGGCGGTCCTGGTGGCCGACGGCGTCGTCGTGTGGCTCGGCTCGGACGACACCGCGAGCGGCCTGGTCGACTCCGCCGACGAGGTCGTCGACCTCGACGGTGCGCTCGTCGCGCCGGCGTTCGTCGACGCGCACGCGCACGTTCTGGAGACGGCCTTCGTCCTCGAGGGCGTGGACCTCACCGAGCGTGGTGGGGTGCGAAGCCTCGGGGACGCCCTGGACCGGGTCGCGCGCGCCGCTGCCGGGCTGGCGCCTGGTGCCACGCTGATCGGGCACGGCTGGGACGAGACCTCGTGGCCGGAGGGTCGCGGCCCCACGGGTGAGGAGCTCGACCGCGCGTCCGGAGGTGCGCGCGTCTACCTGGCGCGGGTGGACGTGCACTCGGGCGTCGTGTCGCCTGCGCTCGCGTCGACCGTCGGCCTGGAGGCCGAGGCGGGATGGTCCTCCGACGGTCGGGTGGTGGGCGCGGCGCACCACGCCGCCCGCATGTTCGCCCGGTCGGTCGACACCCGTCGCCGCGACGACCTCTACGGACGCGCCCTGGCCGAGGCTGCTGCCCACGGCATCGCCTCCGTGCACGAGCACAGCGCTCCGTACATCGACACCAGGGAGGGTCTTCGTGCCCTGCTGGACATGACGCGGGAGCCCGGGGCGCGCTTGCCGCTGGTGGTCGGATACCGTGCCGAGCTCTGCGTGACAGCGGACGACGCCTTGGAGCTCCTTGCGGAGATCCCCGGCCTGACCGGGATCGGTGGCGACCTGAACGTCGACGGGTCGTTCCGCTCCCGTACGGCGGCACTGCGGACGCCCTACCAGGACCTCTCCGCGGACGGCGTCGCATCGACGGGCGACCTGTACCTGACGGGGGAGCAGATCTCCAACCACGTGGGCGCGGCGACCCGTGCCGGGCTCCAGGCGAGCCTCCACGTCACCGGTGACCTGGCGATGGACGAGCTCCTCGTGGGTGTGCGCGCCGCCGCAGAGGTCGAGGGCATCGGCGCGATCCGTGCGGCGGGGCATCGTGCGGAGTCGGCCGCGATGATCGATGCGCCTCACCTGGCGGCACTCGTCCTGCTGGGTGTGCGCCTGAGCATGCAACCCGCCTTCGACGCGACCTGGGGTGGCGCGGACGGGATGTTCGCGGCCCGGCTGGGCGCGGTGCGTGCGGCCGCGCTGCACCCGTTCGCCGACATCGCCGCCGCGGGTATCCCGCTGGCCTTCGGCTCCGACTCGCCCATCACGCCGTTCGACCCGTGGGCGGGCGTGCGTGCGGCGGTGTGGCACCACCAGGCGGACCAACGCATCTCCGCCCGCGCGGCGTTCCGCGCGCACACGCGGGCCGGGTGGCGGCTGGCGGGCCTGGACGACACCGGGGCGGGGCAGATCCGGGTCGGTGCTCCCGCCCATCTCGCCATCTGGCGTGCGGAGCATCTTGCCGTCCAAGGTGGCGACGGCACGGTCTCGGCGTGGAGCACGGATGCGCGCGCGGGTACCCCGCTCCTTCCGGATCTGGATCCGGGGGCACCAGACCCGGTGTGCTTGCGGACCCTTCGCGACGGCGTCGTCCTGTTCGACGAGATGGGTTGAGCAGGCGGGCAGCGTGCCGGTGCCCCGAGGCCGACACGCCGTGCGACACGCCAGCTCTCGTCGGGGATCGGTCGACACCACTAGGGAGTTGACCTGCAGCGATGTTCATCACCTGGGCAAATGCCACCTTGACAGCAGTCGCAAGATGAGTAACTTCTCAGATGTTCCACACCGCAGCTGCGGAGGTGGACGCAGGGGATCCTGACGGTTGCCCACACCGGCTGGGCCCGCGTGTTCAGTAGACAACGGACGGTGCCCATCGAGGGCGCGCCCGGCACGAAGGACACGCGGGCCTTCCCGGAGTTCCCCTTCCAGCGACCTGGCGTACGCTTCGGCGGTGCCTGTGCGAGAACCGACCCGGTGGTGGTCCGTCGTCCTCGCCGTAGCAGGTGGTCTCCTGACCGAGGCTGCGTTCCCCGATCTCGGATGGTGGGGATGCGCCTTCCTCG
It encodes:
- a CDS encoding RNA helicase, which encodes MASTARSRSAVSSPASAGSSVTGASADSHSPAERYAAARQRAAESRTSLAQFRTTVGFELDDFQVEACRAVEDGRGVLVAAPTGAGKTIVGEFAVHLALATGRKAFYTTPIKALSNQKYADLVRQHGADRIGLLTGDTTVNGEAPVVVMTTEVLRNMLYAGSATLDGLGYVVMDEVHYLADRFRGPVWEEVIIHLAPDVQLVSLSATVSNAEEFGDWLEMVRGDTAVVVTEHRPVPLGQHVLVRGDLHDLYAGHVDPTAPGVNPPINPELAALLRRRSSDETPRGGGPGRRGDRGYRGPGGMRPGGGHRPTSRFAVVDLLEEAHLLPSIYFIFSRAGCQGAVAQCVAAGLRLTTPAQEAEIRRIVEERCATIPAEDLDVLGYWEWSDALARGIAAHHAGMLPLFKETVEDLFSRGLVRVVFATETLALGINMPARSVVLEKLVKWDGRSHVDMTPGEYTQLTGRAGRRGIDTEGHAVVVDHPGLDPVALAGLASKRLYPLRSSFRPTYNMAVNLVAQVGRERAREVLETSFAQFQADRGVVGLARQAQAHTEALEGYAEAMRCDRGDFAEYAALRRAITDREHALSRQAGAARRAEIAATLTGLRAGDVLAIPSGRRTVHAVVLDPGADGEFDGPHPVVLTTERQVRTLTTSDVGDGARQVGYLRVPRDLSPRNAAGRRDLAARLRAAIDSGRVGGRDASRDHGGPAGGRHPRKRHRTDGGDDAEVQRLRRELRAHPCHGCPDRETHARWAERWWRLQHEHDALVARIEGRTSSIARVFDRICDVLTGLGYLDGTVTPEGQWLRRLYAENDLLVAECLRRGVWDELDAPGLAAAVSTLVYSARRDDRDEDPRIPGGPQSRLGIALGETLRIWSELDDLETSHRIEATGSLDLGLVESVHRWANGRSLDAVLRGSELAAGDFVRWCKQVIDLLDQIADAAPHDHVRLTAHRAVQSLRRGVVAYSSV
- a CDS encoding amidohydrolase — its product is MSSTLYRNGVVHSASDPFAEAVLVADGVVVWLGSDDTASGLVDSADEVVDLDGALVAPAFVDAHAHVLETAFVLEGVDLTERGGVRSLGDALDRVARAAAGLAPGATLIGHGWDETSWPEGRGPTGEELDRASGGARVYLARVDVHSGVVSPALASTVGLEAEAGWSSDGRVVGAAHHAARMFARSVDTRRRDDLYGRALAEAAAHGIASVHEHSAPYIDTREGLRALLDMTREPGARLPLVVGYRAELCVTADDALELLAEIPGLTGIGGDLNVDGSFRSRTAALRTPYQDLSADGVASTGDLYLTGEQISNHVGAATRAGLQASLHVTGDLAMDELLVGVRAAAEVEGIGAIRAAGHRAESAAMIDAPHLAALVLLGVRLSMQPAFDATWGGADGMFAARLGAVRAAALHPFADIAAAGIPLAFGSDSPITPFDPWAGVRAAVWHHQADQRISARAAFRAHTRAGWRLAGLDDTGAGQIRVGAPAHLAIWRAEHLAVQGGDGTVSAWSTDARAGTPLLPDLDPGAPDPVCLRTLRDGVVLFDEMG